The segment AGATTTTGTCCCATGGTTCCGGAAGGTCTTCTCTTGCATAACTGCTCTAACGCTTAACATGAACCTCCTTATCCTTGAAGAATTTATTCAAAGAATCAGTTATAGCGACATGGCTATTTCTCTTCCACCTACGCGCTGCCATAGACAAACCCATGGCCTGAGCTATAACATCTTTCGTCACCTCAAAAGTAATGCTTCCCATTTGAACCTGCTTGTTGCTCCAGGAAGCCGCAAATTATGTTGAGAGCTTCTCATCATGGCCTCTGAGGCATTCTAAATAAGAATCAACGCCCCTCTTCTTGCAGTAATGCCACACTAACAGGTCGTTCTTGAAATCATCCGGTTTGTCTGGCTCATAACGACTATTCAGACACCTCAAACACTTGGTTTTGGCAGAGGTATTACGAATTCCATTGGCACTGTGAAAAGAAATGGTTGGCTTCACAAAACACTTAACTTGCGAAGAAAGTCGACAGTTTAACAAATTATTGCCCTTAATGGGATAATTAATGCAAAGTCTTTTCCATCTGTCTCGGGCATGAGAAATGGCAAGCGAAATTTGATGTGGCTCCCATGAATCCCTATATGCCACCAATCGTACccaatggatgaaaatgatgtgatTTCTGATTCTATTAGGCAAGTTATTTTGAAACATACATAAAAAGATAAATGTGAAACTGTATTTTTTAACAATTGTCATCAAACAACTAGTATTTTAAAGCTTTACTTTAACATATTTTTTCAAATGTCTTTATGATTTCACAATTTGAAATCTTATCCGAAAAGAATATTAAAAGTCATGAACTAACAAATTAAAGAACAAAATTTAAAGTTTCAATAATAAATATAGTCAATTTGTAATGTCACAATTCGAAGTTTAAACCAACAATTTTGTTATGAGATTTCCGATTTATTCTTTCATTATTACACTCGATCCATTATGAGTTGTATTGGATTGCCGACATCacttaagattcttctattttcttGGCAACATGTTGACTGCATATTTCAACGTAACTGGGCATCCTGGCTTTGTTTCTATATTTAAAAAAGCTTTTTGATAAGGATTTGACTGTGAACAAAGCAGTTGAATCCCGGAAAAGCAAATGAGATTGTTGGAGAGGGTGAAGAATTTAAGGCGATGGAAAGAAATGGCAGGTAAAGGAGTGAAGAGGGGAGGTTGGAACGGTGTGATGAGGGCGTATGTTGAAGCGGAAATGTGGGAAGAAGCGGTGCGAGTGTATGTGCAAATGTACAGACACCGTGTCTCTCCTGATCACTTCACATTTCCCTCTCTGCTCAAGGCTTGCGCTCTGCTCCGCCTTCACTTCCTCCTCAATATAATCCACCTCCATATAATTGCCTACGGTTTTCAAACCAATCAGTTTGTGGGAAACGCTCTGCTAGCTACGTATGCAAAATGCGGTTTTCTACACGTTGCACACCAGATATTTGACAATATGCCTCttagaaatgtggtttcctggaacACAATGATTGCAGCATGTATACAAAACGGCAATGCCAAGAAAGCCTTGCAAGTTTTTGGTGAAATGGAAGAATACCCCGACGCGGTCACCATTGCTTCCGTTCTTCCTGCATGTGGCCTCCTGGGCTGTCTTTCTCGGGGCAAGGAAATCCACGCTTATGTAATCACCACTGGATTAGAAACACACATTGTATACAATGCTCTCCTttatatgtatgcaaaatgtggtgGTTTAGATGTTGCACgtcaattgtttgacaaaatgcctcacagAGATGTGGTTTCCTGGAATGCTATGGTTGCAGGTTTCGCACAAAATGGACAGTATGAGGATTCTCTGAACGTGTTGAGTGAAATGCATAGGGTAGGAGCTTTGAAACCCAACTCTGTGACAATTGCAGGTGTTGTGCCTGCATTGGCCTGCTTAGGATGTGTGGGGCAGGGCAAAGCTATTCACAGCTATGCCATCAAGTGCGGGTATGAGTCCCATGTGTCTGCCATGAATTCGCTGATGGATATGTATGTCAAATGTGGGAACATGGAGGATGCACGCCGATTGTTTGATAACATGTCCCAAAGGGACGTGGTTTCATGGAACACCATAATAGGAGGTTATGCATTCGCAGGATACTcttatgattatgaaaagaagAATCTGAGTCTGAATCTGAATTTGATGAGATTGGAAGGAGTGATACCTGACTCTGTCACCATTATAAATATTGTGTCAGGGTGTGGGCAGGctggagctttggaacagggcagGAGGGTTCATTCTTACCTAATCAGAAATGGATTCGAGTCGCACCTTTCTGTGGGGAATGCACTCATTGACATGTATGCCAAATGTGGGAATGCCGAGGCTGCCCACCATGTATTTGCTCAGATGCCTCAAACGAACGTAATCTCCTGGAACACATTGATTGGAGGGTATGGGATGAACGGTTTTGGTCAAGCTGCCCTCGGTCTGTTCTACAAAATGCAACAACAATGCCAAGGCCAAGGCCTCAAACCAAACTACGTTACCTTTATTGCTATCCTCTCTGCCTGTAGCCATGCAGGCCTGGTAACTGAGGGTTTACAAATATTTGATTCTATAACCCAATATTATGACATTGCTCCAACTGTTGAGCATTATGCATGTGTAGTGGACCTCCTTGGTCGAGCTGGCCGTCTCGATGACGCGCATTCTTTAATTGCGATGATGCCAGTAGAAGTAGAAGCCGATGCCAGTGTGTGGGGAGCCTTACTTGGTGGCTGCAGAATTCACCGCCATTTAGAATTAGGAAAATGTGCTGCTGAGCACCTATTCCAACTAGAACCCAAAAATACTGGAAATTATCTACTCCTTGCAAACATGTACGCTGCATCTGGAATGTGGGAACAATGCATACAAATAAGAACAATTATGAAAAACAAAGGGTTGAGAAAAACTCCTGGATGCAGTTGGATAGAAGCCAAGAACATGCTTCATGTGTTCCGTGCGGGAGACCAATCACACCCTCAGTCAAAAGGAATCTACGAAACTTTAGAAAGATTGAGTGAGCAGATGGAGGGAGCAGGATATAAGGCTGATACTACTTTTGCCTTGATTAACGTGGAAGAGGAGGAGAAGGATCAGACCTTAAATGTTCATAGTGAAAGACTGGCAATTGCGTTTGGGCTTATCAACATACCTTGTGGAACACCAATCCGTATTAGCAAGAACCTTCGAATGTGTGGTGATTGCCACAATGCTACCAAGTTTATTTCTAGGATTGTCTGCCGAGAAATTATTGTTCGTGATTCACATCGCTTTCATCGTTTCAAAGATGGTCTTTGTTCTTGTGGAAATTACTGGTGATGTCTAGAAGCGATTGATTGTTTTCGTATTCTAAATTCAACTGTTGGTCTTGATCCTTTCAGTGTCTAGTTGAACACTGTTATGTTCAGAATGTTTTTTACTGCAATTTAAACTTACTCTTGTTAATTTATAAATATACAACCATCAATCTACAAGGGAGGCATTGGCAAATCAATTGGGGCCAAATTGTGAACACAGAGGAGATAGTCATGATAAAATATGCTGACACCCAGTACGATAACACCAAAAAATTGCAGCACCACTTTGTCCTGTTTGAAAAGTCTTCTGATTGATAGTTGTTCTCAATTGGAATATTTACCCCAATCTGTCTGCCTCGATGATCTCCTCAAGCAAGAATACATGCTTCAGGACTCAGAGAATTGCCTTTTCGTGCTGATTCTTTAAGGTCACAGGCAAACAAGCCTCCAACTTTGTCTGCAATTTAAGGGTAAACGTCTCATGATATTCTTCTCTCTAAATTTTGATTTTCTAAACAAACTAAAATTAGTATAATAAGTAAATAAGAAACGTGACAGTTAATAAAGTTGAATGATATGTACGTTCACAGCCAAGTATAACAGAGAGTTACCTCCAAACTATATGGAATGGACTTAGAACTCTTCGGATTGAACGCCATATAACAGAGCATGGGAGCCTGCAAACATATATTCCGATCAGATTGGAAGTATACTTTTTCTTTTCAAGTTTTCTTTGAGACTTTTTAAGTTCCTGCAATCATTACAAGAATTTTCTGGATGATTTGATATGTTTCAACTTGTTTTTTTGATcaattttcttttgtttgttttttatcaATATACGTTTCAACTTGTTACGTGATAGTCAGATTTGAATAAAACGTTTAAAATGTCAACCTGTTGTTTTACCTAAGCGTTATATTTAGGcggtagctattctggctccaagcAGCATGCCATGCCATGATGCGGCTCCAAAATTGCATGCCCTTCCATGCCATACAACACATTTTGGAACCTACCATCGGGTTTTTGACGTGGAGACATGTTGTCGTTTTGCGGTTAACGGAAAGCATTTGCATGCGGCTAACATTTGCTAGCTACTCTCCCGGTCACGCCTCACAAGCACGGCTACAGTTTGTAGCCACGTGTatcaaaaaatttgaatttgaatttaaaaattcctcTCCCGCTCCCACCCAAacataatttcaaaaatatttgttttgaatTCTACCGCTATTGCTGCAattcaattttcattttttgatgCTGCAATTTCATTTCCATTTTTTGATGCTAGGTTTGGATGTCATGGGTTGTTCAATCTATCGAATGTGGGTTATCGAGATCTGGTGAGCAATGAGCATGGAGTAGCAGTCAGAGCATTTATGTGATGGGCCAACTGAAAACTTGGTTGACGATCTCTTGATGACAACTGAGCTAATATAATTGCTCACCACAAGAACATCTTATGGCCTGCATACATTCGAAAAATATGTAGAGAGATTGAACATACCTTTTTTGTTTTGGTCGTTGAATTTCTTGGACTTGTGATACAAAGATTCAACGTTGCTGGGTGTTGGAGAGTGTTGTAGAGCTCTCTCAAAGCACTCATAGGCTAAATTGTACTCGCCAAGTGTATGTAGAACTTGCCCCTTGCAACATAAGGGTTTGAGGTGCTCAGAATCCAGATCTAACGCTTTATCAAAATCCTCCACAGCAGTgagtgttggcatgtttggcataattgatacagatggagaatgatgactgaaccggtacaagactgtttgagatgacattgtgatgaagagattgagattgcatgatggatgactttgatcagttatttgtgttgtcattgatgatgaccaatgtttattcatgtctactgatgtttacttatgttgtattgtgtcatctatatcttttggtctaccagaaagagcttaccggtaaagaatcaagaaactgagaattaggaccttaatcggtaaacGAGAAAATATTCTAATTgtatctggcgattggtgatgattgaggctttgtggttttgaatgtaagtttctatcattgtaacatgtatctgatcggaaccgcatcatgttgtAACAATtggaagttatgtttataatttttgttgagtttttgcaaGGGTTTAAGGGCTGGTAAAGAATTCCCTTGatcagtaatgatttttggtttggaggtaatctacatcaagttcacatgttgatgataacgtgGCACAAActgcgtgaagtgtttgaaagatgttttagcgcatttgaagaacgaatttcttgggaatatgcaaagttctTAATGGAATGAGCTAAGGgcttgactttgtaccagatcgacttgttgtgacgacttatgatcattcaacgattgatattgatttgtaattgattgtaatgatccatatgatgatctgtaatgagttgtaaagacctgtgatgatctatgtagtaagtcttagggttttgatgctgaCCTAGTTGTAAAGTTTATTTATGTCGGTAAGGTTGATATTTTggagtgtcggtgattttgagaagtgtgtgaaacCGAACCGGGGCGTGTGAGAAGATCTACCAGagtgatgcagacttagaacttaattggatctgatcaagcaagcagttgagtgttatacacagatcattcactgttgttctctaacaattacaacaactaaaatcccttaattgggtaggtcctaacaaagttcacattgtaaaatcccctaacaggatgactcaatatctgagttctaaatcctcttgcgaggttgatcctaacagatcaaatctCCTAACAgagttgaggtaaatcccttaaccgggtgagtcctaacagggcatcattgtaagcttctaaccgagctTGGCTCCCAAcaaggtgcattccgaaagagtgcaaaatatttgtgggtaccaattcccaccgcgGTCTTTCCTTAtctaggtttccacgtgaaaatcatggtgttcatatggtgaatgtttttgatgtgatggtatgctttactttcagtttatgcatggttaatgaacacataatgtgcaacattgatatattagTTTAGCAGATGTTTACTAGCAAATATCGGTACTGGTAAATGGCTATAGTGATGGTCTATATCCCCCCATCCcccctcagtattaaccggatcctctaagattaacaattggtataagagtgttggtcctctgtgtgcagaaagcctaacaacttgagggaaatatccccccccgcccctctcagtattaatcggatcctctaagattaacaattggtataagagcgttggtcctctgtgtgcagaaagcctaacaacttgagggaaagattttgtgaaagatgatgaaggaaggtcccaagtttaccaaggacaactactggatatggagtgatcagatgaagatttacattaaaggaatgggttcacagtattggaatcatgtgatacccaagtatgttgctcctactaccagtccattgacaccggatgaactcaaagaacaacaggaaaacattcaggctcttgaagcaattgtaagtactttgtctgactctgagtatattgatgttcatggattagaaactacaaatgaggtatgggagaaactAAATTTAATTTATGgaagagatgaacatgtacaaaagGCAAAGGAAaagagtttgagaggaaaatttgatgatatgaaaatggttgatggtgagaacatagcacaatatggtcaaaggattaaggaagttgtaggtagtataaagagtgttggaggtacgattgaagatgatactgttgttagtaaaatgcttagaacttttTTACCGCAATATTCTATTAGAGTGTCTACTATTCAAGAattgagatccatttcaaaagataaagtcactattgattcACTAAAtggaaagttaactgcatttgaactaaacaattttgataatagtgtttccaaaccttttaaggcttctgtaaccggtacatcagcaaggaaaggaaaatatttttgtcaTAATTATGACTGCAGGACTAGTCATGACGGTAGCAGAGGTGATGGCGATGATGAAGATAGAGGaaaaggtaaatataaaggtaaattacccttgaagtgtttctcttataGTAaatttggacacatagctgctaactgccctaacactgataagaaagagaagtttaggaaattcaaaggaaaaggcaagaaacattcttatgttgcagtggatgaaggtgtgaccgatgatgaataagaagaagatgacaatgaggagattgtatttgttgttgtgaaggaggatctgtggtgcaagagcacctagttgagtcaaactcccatttttgggtatttcatgcttttatgtttgtaaaatcttgtgttaggttgtttttgttgttttaagttgttttggatcatgtttagtggttttgatctccttttgggcttaagagatcaaatcttgcatttcaggcctggagttgacaatttttggcaaaatgtgaaaaattgtcaaaaaggtctcctaatggtttcaagagcattgaaacatatTTGTTTAGTGTTTctaagcatgtctaagttgtttaggcaagtaaggctaggttgtcaaaaatgtctttgtgagcaagaaaagttgtcatttggcttaagaaagttgtcaaaaatgtcattttcttgaaaaatgtaattattgaagcctcttgtccatacaagggcatggaaaccaactagagaaactatataaggcctccctttgcCTTGGAAAGAGTTGGTGATTGTATTTGCAAGAGTaactcaatagaaaacaagtttttttggcttttatgactattttttgttccttttgaagggcagtccgtactgtagctgtACAAATCCGTACTGTACCTTCtggaagttgatatgttgatgtaaCAAGGCTTCTCATGTAATTGTTTCATTAGTTTTCCATTTGTAAGGTGCttattcaaaaatatttgtaaactgtgtatctgctgccctgccaggggtttggagttgtaaaatgtgtcaacttggttgatccgggtctgggatccctccaatggattcttccaagttgaaccatgtgtatataatgtgcattcctctctttttgtgccaggagaatggtttgaagatgcatttgagtgtgaactaggcaagttggagcaactaggctagttcatgattaaaactcaagattgtcatccaaagGTAATTTGGAATGGACAAATCATTGAGGTAGAGGTCTGGACATGTGACCAAGGATTTGAAACACCATCTTGATGTATTAGAATAGCTTACACCTTGTAATCATTCTTATTTTGtagacaaaacagtgagttcactgtttttttgaaatttgttgTCATTTTGCTAAATGGAATGCTTCAAAGCATTATCCACACCTTGGAACACTAAGGGCAATGTAATAGGAGTTCTTTTAATGCTTCTCAGACCTCTTTGAGGTATTCTCTCTATACAAATACTCCCTTGTGCAGGTTTCAAAGTGAAGACAACAGTTGACTGTCAAAAGACAGTGAAAAGACTGTGATagtgactgttttccttcttgtttgccaagtgtttggcataatgcctATCCAACAAAGGTAGTGAAAGCTTCAATATGGTGTGGCAGAGGTATCCAAGCAGCCAGGGAGTCTGAAACAAGTTTGAAGGAGAGTAATTATGGTAGAAGCACTCCAAACCCTACAAAAACCTCAAATTATGccataaaaagtggacagtctaaaaACTACACTAACAGTGGGCTAAACCTCAAAGATCCTTGAGCATACACTCCCAAAACACCATCCCAAACTTTCTTTGTGGTTAAAAAGGCCATCGTTGGCTGGAGGGAGCAAaacaaggccaattaggcctccacgggctagtagccctactgcataacacacaacaaaatGACAGTTTTTGTAGAATGCATGGACCCGATGGGAAAAAGGAACTTGGAGGCTTATGAAGCataatgaaaacatttcaaacagTGTAACAAGAGTACTTGGGATCCATAGACAGTGTGTAGCCTCATTTGGGGTAGTTGAGCCTTATTAATGAGTTTGAGTAAGTTGAGGGTTATAGACCTAAAACAAGATGATGAGCATTCAATGATGAACATTACCTTACTGCCcctgcatttccatgtggaagacccctagtacacattgaaactgaaggttgaaggccccaagagccaagcatgagcaaGTGTAGTTGGAAGGGTTAAGCATTTTGAATAGTTTTGTGCATGGGAAAGAGTCATCACCAGtaagggagtttgctaggcaagAAAACCATGGAGTATTTGGCATCATGACAATTAGGCAGATTGAGTAATCATGTACAATAGAATCTATAAGTCTTTGGAAACAAATTGATCCTTTTTGAACAAATTAACCTTGTGAGCACTTCCCTatcaagctccctatcatagtggtatcagagccaacaaaagattcaggggaaagacacattaggcaaacatggtgaccaatgcagaattggctaagaaggttgaggaccaagaagaggaaaatagggcacttagagaaagattagatcaactagcaatgaaactagctgaagtagaagtcaaaactgaagaagtccatgataaggttggagatcagggtaaaatgatggcaatagaggatgaagtccccatgcccaaccctgtcattgagcaagaaccattcttgaaagccttgagagctatgagtggtaagaccttagaaggagtggctcttttcagtgggaagatggatccagatgctctaatagagttgattgaagggttagaaaaccattttgagtgtgatggagtgactgaagcacaaaaggtcaaggtggcaaaatcaagactgagaggggcagccttaacatggtggaaattcatccaagaggaaagggtgaaagtaggcaagcaaccactagccacctggaaggcaatggtagccaaaat is part of the Cryptomeria japonica chromosome 10, Sugi_1.0, whole genome shotgun sequence genome and harbors:
- the LOC131067484 gene encoding pentatricopeptide repeat-containing protein At3g57430, chloroplastic, with translation MWPPGLSFSGQGNPRLCFAQNGQYEDSLNVLSEMHRVGALKPNSVTIAGVVPALACLGCVGQGKAIHSYAIKCGYESHVSAMNSLMDMYVKCGNMEDARRLFDNMSQRDVVSWNTIIGGYAFAGYSYDYEKKNLSLNLNLMRLEGVIPDSVTIINIVSGCGQAGALEQGRRVHSYLIRNGFESHLSVGNALIDMYAKCGNAEAAHHVFAQMPQTNVISWNTLIGGYGMNGFGQAALGLFYKMQQQCQGQGLKPNYVTFIAILSACSHAGLVTEGLQIFDSITQYYDIAPTVEHYACVVDLLGRAGRLDDAHSLIAMMPVEVEADASVWGALLGGCRIHRHLELGKCAAEHLFQLEPKNTGNYLLLANMYAASGMWEQCIQIRTIMKNKGLRKTPGCSWIEAKNMLHVFRAGDQSHPQSKGIYETLERLSEQMEGAGYKADTTFALINVEEEEKDQTLNVHSERLAIAFGLINIPCGTPIRISKNLRMCGDCHNATKFISRIVCREIIVRDSHRFHRFKDGLCSCGNYW